From Cronobacter turicensis z3032, the proteins below share one genomic window:
- the rbsD gene encoding D-ribose pyranase, with translation MKKGTVLHSGISSVISRLGHTDTVVVCDAGLPIPSTTERIDLALTQGVPGFLQVVDVVTREMQVEAAILAQEIKQHNPQLHETLLGQIERLQQHQGNTITVHYVSHEQFKQKTADSQAVIRSGECSPYANIILCAGVTF, from the coding sequence ATGAAAAAAGGCACCGTTCTTCATTCCGGCATTTCATCCGTCATCTCGCGTCTTGGTCACACTGACACCGTTGTGGTGTGCGACGCCGGGCTGCCGATTCCGTCCACGACTGAACGTATCGATCTCGCGCTGACCCAGGGCGTGCCGGGATTCTTACAGGTAGTTGATGTCGTGACGCGCGAAATGCAGGTCGAAGCGGCAATCCTCGCACAAGAGATTAAACAGCATAATCCACAGCTCCATGAAACGTTGCTCGGGCAGATCGAGCGGCTGCAGCAGCACCAGGGAAATACCATCACTGTTCACTATGTTTCACATGAACAGTTCAAACAAAAAACCGCGGACAGTCAGGCGGTCATTCGCAGCGGGGAGTGTTCCCCGTATGCGAATATCATTCTCTGTGCCGGCGTCACGTTCTGA